The DNA segment AACATACTAAGTCAATCCGTGAATGAAAAAAGTGTAGCAAGAAACAAAACACTACACTTTCCCGTGACCAAAGATGGACTACAGTCCAACTACCcgcaacattaaaaaaaaaaactaggctTCAAACTTTACCGACTGATCAACTCCAACACCTTCACTccaacccgtgacctgcactctCTGACCTgcgaaagaaaataaaacccaatcaatatttcattttaagCATCGATTCAAGTTAAGCTAAGCAACGTAAACATTCCATCCGATCACGCTAAGCAAATCAACATAAACAAAGCACCAATACAAGGCACTAACCAACTCAAAGCATTTCACCAATTAGTTTAAACTTAAGGGATTTTTCTTGATCAGAAAGAGTCTCCTCATTTTTGCCAATGAGACGATCAAGGATCTTTTGTTTAGAAATGTTATTTTTCAGAGCTAGCATGGTTTCTATTTGATCATAAGCTGCTTCATTCCCGTGTTTCTTGCGCTTGGCTGCTTTGCTCGCCTTTACACCAGGAGGCCTCACCTCTTCATCGTCACCCACCACCTCCGGACATGCTTCCTTCCTCTTCTCCTTTCCACCAACTTTCGACAACGCGTGTGACCTCCATTTCTGATCAAATCTCAGCTCCCTCCAGCAATGTTCAAGTGCGAACTTGACATTAAAGTCATTGAAGAAGATGTCATGTGCAGCTTTCAtgacatcattctcattttgccCGCTGGTCTGCTCCTTCAAAGCGGCTTCATGGCAACCAACGAACTTGCACACCTGCTCATTCACccttccccacctctgcttacattgACTCCATTCTCTAGGAACGGCGCCAATGAGCTGAGGGCTTGAGTTAAAATACTCCTCTATCCTCTTCCAAAACGCCCCTGCCTTCTGCTCATTAGCGACTATGGGATCCTTGCTCGTGTTCAACCAAGCGCTAATGAGCACAAGGTCTTCTTTGACAACCCACTTTCTTCTTTCTGCAGGTTTAACTAACCCGG comes from the Brassica napus cultivar Da-Ae chromosome A7, Da-Ae, whole genome shotgun sequence genome and includes:
- the LOC106448628 gene encoding glutathione S-transferase T3-like, producing the protein MDPFSYNSPGFVNLLASQSSPPQDVDSAEAVGNAPGLVKPAERRKWVVKEDLVLISAWLNTSKDPIVANEQKAGAFWKRIEEYFNSSPQLIGAVPREWSQCKQRWGRVNEQVCKFVGCHEAALKEQTSGQNENDVMKAAHDIFFNDFNVKFALEHCWRELRFDQKWRSHALSKVGGKEKRKEACPEVVGDDEEVRPPGVKASKAAKRKKHGNEAAYDQIETMLALKNNISKQKILDRLIGKNEETLSDQEKSLKFKLIGEML